The genomic stretch tcagaatttctggcttatggcaaccctgtgggaaaccctccaggagaatgcctgttctgtttcaaatgctaagcgtgcttttgagtgggacatgtagtttgccagcacaagaggctgcctgttctgtttcaaatgctaagcgtgcttgtgagtgggacatgtagtttgccggcacaagaggctgcctgttctgtttcaaatgctaagcgtgcttgtgagtgggacatgatactatttacagtcgcgtggggggcgcgaaatgttttcttcttcctagggggggcatgatagaaaataattgagaagcgcTGCCTTAACTGTACATTTGGCAGATTATGACACACTCATCCCCTCTNNNNNNNNNNTaatgtctcctcctccttttatagCCATTCACCAGGCAGGCCCCATCTTTTTGGCTGCTCCAAACATCCCAATCTGCCACTGCTCCTACACAACCACCCTAGttttcccctgtcaaacagctcttccactaggaagttctccctaatgtttagaaggaatctcttttctcatagtttgactccattgctgtgtgtcctagtctctagagtagcagaaaacaggcttgctctatcctcaatatgacatccctttaaataatCAAACATGGCcactatatcacctcttaaccttctctcctgcaggctaaacataccctgctccctaagCCTCTCATCATAGTTTATCTTTTTACTAAGAACTtctgtcaagccaggtatcacaCATCctttatctctgcatttcatttttttctgcccaactatagtaccttacatttctagtTGACTAGTGCAATTGCAACACTCAGCAACTTAATACACCAGAAAGGCACCATCAGTAATCATGAAGGAAagcaaatttccttttttttcttaagATAAAATGAAGATCCATGTGCATCATGTCCAGTTTCAAACAGCAGTTTAAATACTTAATTAGCACTTCTTAGATAACTAAAGGGCTGAACAGTCAATCATCAGTTCTAGGGATTAACAGTTGTAACAAACACTAGTCTAAAATTAATCATTGAAAATATAGGTATGGATGAGAGTATAAAGCAGGACTGGAGAAGACAAAGCCCAAGGGGACACGTGTACCACTACCTCTGCAGTTTCACGGCTGAACTTctggactttttaaaatatgaaaacaagGCATGTGGGAGTTGCATATGTCTTATGCTAAACACGTGTGCATTAACAAGGCATTCACATATTCCTTCTAGTGAAAACAGAGATTTCAGATGTAAGCAGCATGCATGTTTTATCTATACGACCAATAAAGCTTCCAGAAGGTTTCACATGTCTTGCTCTCATGAAAAAAGTTAAGAATTTTTGTCATCACCAATAATTTAGTAGTGTGACATTTTGTGGGAATGTGCTTACCCTTACATAAAGCATGCAGCGAGGAAACGATGGAAAGGTAAGCAGCTAGAGAGCTAAACAGGTTGATTAGGAATTTTATGGTTCATTCCCATGCAGACTGTGTTGCATTGAGTATTCTAGCATCAAGTTTTGTCCCTAACATTCCACCCAGGTGCTAACACTGGGGGGCACAAAAGACTAAAAGGATTGTCTGAAAAAGATATGCAACATGAAATATGAATTGTTCTTAAGTTATTAATGAAAATCACAGGAAGCAAAAACTCTGCAAAATCTCATAGCACATAACTCGCTCAAAGCAAAGATTAACAAACAATAATACAGTACAGTTAGTTATTAGACAGATTATACAGTCCAGTGgttagcattgaaccatgaccaGAAAGACCTGGATGTAACTCCTTGTTCAAGTAAAAAGCTTGTTCAAGTAATAAGTAAACACTTCTGTTAGTGCTCTTTACTAGCCTAACCTACCTCAGATGGCTGCTGTGAGGATAAAGGAGGAACAGGCGCATAACTCCAAGGTCCTCAGAGGCAGGAAACGGTTAATATAGAGAAAATATTTGCTCCTAAGTTGACATAAagagaattctttttttttttcagtagaCAGGGAGGCCCCAAACTCTTTGAAAGCTTTTCTACCTTTCTCTAGGTATGAATCTAACTACTTTTGGAAGCAAACTTCATGCATCCAGGAGCTACTGCATTACTCTCAAAATTAAGAATATGTACATTCAAGCAAGACAGTCTATATCTGTTGTAATATTCTAAAACGAAATACTACTAGTTCCGATCCATGGAACAGGAAAGTCTGAATATGGCTCCCTAGAAGGTATGGACAAAAGGAGACAATTCTTTACAAGCAGTTTAAAAAGTCTGAAAGAGTAATGTGGGTTGTATCCACCAGTATAGTGTGTCAGCAGAACTGATTTTATTCCCTCCCCAAAACTTGCTTCAAGTGGGTACacaagagggaggaaaggatATAATGTTGCTTGAGTGGAAGTTTGTTTATATGATACTGGACAAAGCCCTATATTTAAATAAGCCCAATGTAGAAATGTGAAGGTCTACTCACTTCTTCTCGCAGTGCATATTGCTCTACAAGTTTCTTCAACTTCTCCCCTAATTCAATATTTTCTTGGCGGAGCTTTGCATTGTGTATGCCATGCTTTTCCAACTGAGCCTGAATTTCATTTAGTGTGATTTGGAAGTGTGCAGTTGCTTCTTTAcgtctttcctcctcttcccgggCTTGTTGCATGTTCTCTTCCTTTTATAAAAAGAGATGAAACAGTATGTTTTCACTAATATGTTATTCAGCCGCCAGTATTTAAAAGCAGATCAAAATCATTTCATTAGTTCAGGTTCTTACAATAAACTACCCTTCCAAATCCCAGTAATTCACCCATCAGACCTACATACACGCTAAAAATACTCTTGTACAAgccaacctcatatataagttgagagatggtttcagggtcaaaaacatggatttttatgtgatccatggataagtcaagagtaaaacttagggagtTATAACAAAGGATagaaaggggaaaacaccacttccttccctccttctctagacctctcctgaccacctgACACCACTTCCCAGGTGttggagaggttttaacatcaggtGGGGGAAGAAAGGGGTGTTTCTCtgatgggaagggaaagaagtggagctAAATGGGGTGCTTCTTTAATGGGggagaaggctttcaaatcagacTGGGAACAACAAACTCCTGCCTCGAGGCACGAAGAGTGGGACATCAGGCAGTGCTTGTTTCTGGACCTTTCTAAGCTGTATTAATGACCTATATATAAGTTGactcaggattttagggtcaattttggggcataaatttcttgatttatagtcgagtatatacagcagACCCTTGTcatacgctgtggtttggttccaggatcccccacgtataacaaaatctgtggatgctcaagtcccattaaatataatggcatagcaaaatggtatcccttataaaaaatggaaaatcaagttttgatatttgaaatttataatttttttggaacattttcaaaccgtgtatgcttgaattcgtgtataagaagggccaactgtactgtactttgacCCAATTTCTGTGCCAGAGCATACAAACATCTCAGAAGCTTCTGTTGTGTGTGCTTACCAAGCTGCAGCTTCTGACCTACAGAAAAGGTGGTTGTGGGCTTGAACTTGGAAACAAAAGCTGCTTATAATAAGCTCTTTTGCAAATTAGGCTTATTTCTAATGAAAGTCAGAAAAATGCATCTTTCGAAGACCAGGAGCTACACACACTTCGCATAAGGCAGTACTGAGAGCATCTGGTCCCTGACTAATCCAAATCATTTCACTGAATAAGACTGTAGCACAGAAAGTATTCCCGAGATAAGAAAAATGATCCCCAACATCAGTCTAGTATAGCTCTTCCACACAGTAAAACTACCATCAATCTTTCAAACATTGGCCAATATGTACATGAAGTATCAGCACAAAGTTCAGCACATTAATTGTCCATGTCTCTAAAAAGTTTCATTCCAATACAGAAACATATACTTGGCAAGGGTACAAAAGCACGTATCCAGAAACAGCTTAGTAAAACTAGGTGAGAAACAGGCCTATGGTGGTATTGTAATTTCAGCTTTTACTTAAGTATGAttagacaataaaaataacaaatacccATAGCTATCCAACCTTGAAGCATATATCTGACTTTTTCTTTCTACTAATTTTTCACGTAGCCATAAGGATGAGGAATAGTGCATTTCCATGAACTGGAAACAACCCAGAGCACCATTTTCATACAACTTTCTTTCTAGGACAGATGGGCATCAGGTTCATAGCTACTTCATAGGTAAGTCAAAGCTCAGAATAGCAGATACAACAAAGGGCTTGAATATAGAGAATAATGGCTTCTGTTTGTAGGATAGATGGGTATCACAAAGCTACCTGTGCCTCCTTTGATTTCCTTTAATTAAGCTGCAGTGGCTTGATCAAAGCAAAAGCAACAATCTGCTAGAAAACAGTGCCATATTAGGCTACATAGCACTGCCATTTAATGAAacaaaagggcccaaacagacaggccaaaataaagctgcttcaggtcactttaaaagcatgctgtttaaatgctgcatgtgtccaaAGCGTTGAAAACCAACATCGCTGTTTAATTACATAACTTAGGAAAGGCAGTTCTTCTGAATCTTAATATCTTCTTCAACCTTCTTCAGAAACATCCTGGCCAAGAAAGCCAGTCTTTCTTATCATTCAGAAGACTATTTGccttctttcccctctccccatCTGTCCCATACCACTTCTGTTATATGGAGAGCGGATATTAATATATTTGTTACTTGCAACACTCCACCTAGGAAAACACACTGCATCACATGGGTTCGTATTTGAATACACAAACTAATAGTTGAGATGAGTCCATTTTTCCTTACAGTACCTTAAGGCTGAATCTctgcataaaacaaaaaaatatacaGATGTATAGAGAGATTTCCCAGGAACAGCAAGCAAGATGTGAACTAGTTAAGAATCAAGTGTCTTTTTCACTATCAAATACCATCAAGGAATAAATAGGTGTACAGCCTTTATTTCCACCCAttatcttatttttaattttgccatCATTCTAAACTTTCAAAAAATATTCTATACAGCCATCCCACTTAAAAGGAGAACATTGGTCTCAAGTGTTGCTTCAGGAACCATAATCTCAAACTGACCTTTAATGTCTTATTGTGGCGCTGAAGCTCACGACAGAGAGATTCCAGTTTGCTTCGGGCAAGAATGGCCTTACTGTGCTCACTCTGCAGGTGGACTTTCTCCTTTACAACCTGTGCTTGTTTCTTCTGAAGCACCTTCATCTGTCTTTGAACATTCCGGCTCTCCTCCAACTAAATGAGAGAAATGAACAAGGGTAGGGAAAATGTTCTTTtcttaagaaacaaaaataacatttcagggCTTTTGTTTTTTTGAACTACGTACTGCAGTGAAGACTACATTCATTATAAAACTGAAGCTGACAGAATAGGCCAGAAAGAAACAGGGCTTTAACTTCATAACTGTGACATGACATCGTGTTCTTCTGTTAGATTTTAGCATACCTGAACCCCAGGTAAGACTAAACAGGGATTGCCAACATCTGACATACAGAAGTGGGAAAGACCATTTAAGGACAACATACAACATCTCCTAGTTATTTCAGAACACATTATTTGGCTACTTGAGGCCCAGACTGAGGCACTCTACTGCATACACTTAAAGAGTGTTTGATTACTCATGCTTCATAGGACTGTCTTGAAGTTTCTGTGTAAATTATCATGTAATACAAGTTGTAAGGGTAAGTCATCAAAGACATGTTAAACCAGCTGGAGGTCTGAATCTGTTTGAGTTCACAGTACTGGTTTCTCTGCAAAGAATTTTAAGACCACCTAAATCTTTCTTCATTCTTACTACCTATGAATAAGAAGCACTTATTAGTAAATCACTGGCATTATGGCTAGACAAATAAATGCATACAAAGATTTCTTCCCCAAATTCTAACTGCACTACTCTGAACTCAAATTTGCCATATTCCAAGTAttatctgaataataataataataataataataataataatggctatggTGTCACATATGCAGGGACAGGCTGTTCTAGAAAGAGTAGAGCAAAGCAAATAcattctccatttaaaaaaaaattgcagtccTCCACATAGAAAGGGATCAGCAGCTTTAGACATTAACCGAAGTTACTCCACCAGTACACacaacacagcaaaaagaagtaAATACAATTTCTccttatttatatatattcagtTAGAGTTCTTGCATGAAGCAGCAGCAAGAATAGCAATGAAGAtctacacaaaaaagaaaaaaaaaccatgcttTACAAGATTTATACACGATGAGCATTTACCAACTTAGCTGTACTTAGGGAATGTTTTATTAGAAGTTCTTCACTTTGTTTCTATAGATTGTATGTCTGTTAAAAGCAAAGCAATTCCTCAGGTAATACAATTATTTACAAGTTGATTAATTTACAACTACTCCCCAAACATGTGACTTTAAATGTGGTACATATTACCAGATCGGCATATTTCTTGCAGAGTGCTGCTAGCTTTTCTTCTGGAGTAGCAAGAGTATTCAAGGCTTGCATCAGTAACAGTACTTCTTTTCCTATGGATCAAGAAGAGAAATGTTTTAGAAATATCACCAGAGCAGTTTGTGCTCTGAGGAGAATTGCTTCATAGTAAAATAATTAGAAGactttcaactgctttttaaatgtcaggTGACTGTCAGCATCTGGATAGGAAACTGCAATGGAATACCAGGCATTGGAggtaatatttcagaggaaggacttgggaaaaccacctcagagtatcctctgcctaagaaaacgctatgaaattcatggtgtcaccataagttgacaggcaactttaaggcacacaaacacacacacacacacaaaaggcaaaacGCTTTGATACAAAAAAAGACACATGAATACACTGCAATGTAACTGCACGAAAACATACTGTAAGCTTTTGCTACACATCGTGAAACACTTAAAAagtgcttagttcagtatgaagcggtacagcaatgtagctgctattgctacagTAGGGTTAATGTCTTCAACTTAAATAAAACACCAATGACTGATtgtaacataaaaatacatacaaaattctAAGATAAATGCATACCCAAAGCATTATATCATCAGCGATAGTAAGTTTAAGCCCTTTCCCATAAACATATGATAATCTGTGTcttgacaaacaaacaaataatacacAAAGTGTATTAAGGAAGAAGTTGTTTCTTTCTATAGCTAGAACACAATGTCACAGCACAGCACGATACCTAGGTTCTTCTCCTTGTTCTTCTCGCTCTCTGGGTCTTGCTGGCCGTCAGGGGGGTCGGTACGGGCTTCTTCTCGACCCGGAGTCTCCTCTCGCAGCTCCTGAGCACAGTACGCAGTTCTCAACAGCTTCCTGTTTCTGACCATGTAGTCGTCCACCTCGTCCAAAGCGCTCGCATTCCCTGCGCTGTCGTAGTTTGTTTCCGAATGCTGCAGCATGGTGTTCAGGGCAGTGCACTTGCTGTTCCTCAGCTCTTCTTGGCCGCTGCTTCCAAACTCACAGATTTGCGATTCTTCCATTGTAAGCAACATACACTATAGAAGGAAACAAAGAGATCACTTCAGCCAGAACACTctcattacatatatatatatatacacacacacacacatatacacacacttgtccctccatattcactagggctAAGGGCACAAGagccctgtgaatatggaaaaaccgcaaacaacaaaaactcatgtttctacctgagaggacacctctctaggtcctccagtgcagctctgtggccaacgtccggcAGACATTGACCtgagaactgcaatggaggagtgttctctctaggaataatctctgagggcagagaaccatccaattaaaaagattgtatgtacagtgctgtgtaaatttacagcgctttataaataatggttaataataataataataataggtctttcagtgccacttttagttgaagttgcccatagagttgcgctggaggacctagatatccctagagagaacacagtaATCCTAGGGAGGGATGAGTGAGGCGAGTATCAATGACCAGACCCACTTTACGCAGGGCTCCACTGGGGATGCCAGAGGCGGCCCTTCCCTCCACCTGCTCCCTCCTCTGGCGCTTCCTGACCAGGCATCCAGGCGGAGGCGGGAGAAGCAATGCAGCCCCAAGCGAGAACTGGAGCCAGTCCTGGATGCCCCACTCGGGTATTGGGCGAATGCCAATCATTAATTATCGGCTGAGATCAAAGCGAAAGACCAAACCCAGCCTTTCCTCCCTGAACGAAGGAAGGGGGAGCGGGCCCTTTCCCACCCGCCAGGAAGCAGCCTAAGAGGAGAGGATGCATCTGCACCGGAGAAATTAatccggtttggccccgctttccagcatcctggctcaaggctatggaatcctgggagttggagggTCCCACCTCGGAAGCCCCTCCGGATGCAGCCCCACCGACCCTCAGGCACCTGCTCCGCCAGGAGAAACACCGCCAccaccgctgcctcctcctcttcttcttcgctCGGCTCTGCGAAACCGGAAGTGCCTCGTTCGGGAGGATGGCGCCGGGACGGGACTTCCGCTCTGCCGGCTGTTGCCGAGGCGATAGCCACgcccctctccccaccccccgCGAACTCCGCTGTCGTCACTTCCGCTCTACGCGGCGACCGAGGTGGGAAGCGCGGGACGGAGCCTCGGACGCCGGTAAATGAACTGCTCACTCggtcactaaggtccaaaacgcactggagaagtaacccggtttggtaccgctttaacttgtctggccctttgctatggaattctgggagttggagtttgttgtggcccagaacaacctccaactcccaggattccatagcaaaggGCCAGacaaagcgctgccaaaccgggttatttctacaatgtggatgcatcCTCAGTTAATGGCTTCGCATCGAGGCCCGtggagtgtgactttgggcaCTAAggacagctctggagaccagggttcaaaccccagccctgctgccatggaagcccacttgggccaagccacactctctcagcctccgcaggggaaggaggaggcaatggccagcctcctctggacaaaccttgcccaCACAAGCCCCACCCTGAAGCCCCACCTTCAGTCAGAAGCAGCCTGAAGGCACGCcacaacagaaacaaacaaactactaACACATAATAGAATTCAAATGTAATTATGCACTCATTCCTCCgtatttgcagatttggttactCACGgctttgattaatacgttctctctagggatatctaggtcctccagtgcaactctatggtcacatTGCACTGAAACACCTAGAGATTCCCCCACtaggcctttgcagctcctccagcgcagtcctatggtcagagtccatagagatccctagagaggtgtccttctctcaggtaaaaacatggtgtttctgttatttgtgggttttccatattcgtgggggtcttgtgcccccaaccccagcaaatatgtATATGAATAGCAGCAGCCAGAGCTCAAAAGTCAGTTGCAGTGGCCCCTCCACATCTGctgggttagggatgaaggacccctgCGAATGTGGCAAAACCACAAATTAATAAACACTATCcttttcacctgagagaacacctctctgggaatttccaggtcctccagtgcaactttatgggcaacatctgccagaagtcggccacagaatcatgctggaggacttaccaatgcctagaggagtgctttctctaggaacttcttgGTTCCCCAgaacaactctgtggccaatgtccagctgaattgcactggaggagctagagattcctagagagatcatattaatcaaaacccCAAATGTAAAGCATGGCCAATGAGCAGGAAGGGCAAGGGGAAACCTGAGGGATGTAGCCCAAAATGGAGCTCTTCCATCTTTTGGCAGCCACCAGTGAGGAATACAGACAACGGGTATCTTGCAGGCTTGAATGCGCACACACAGAATTGTATGTCTCTCTCATAGGTCAGGCAAACCcacagtggcccccaaactgtgcccttgaagagattttcgacttcagctcccagaagcctcagccacactggccaacagtctgggattctgggagctgaagtccaaaatcccttaaagtggtctggggaccactgcagtagatgatcttgggcaggtcatactctctcagcctcagaagaagcaaAGGTAACCTCCCTCCAAACAAATCAtgccgagaaaaccctgtgataggtttagagcagtgatttccaaaccttGGGCCTacaggtgttttgtacttcaaatcccagaaaccccaggcagcttggccaagagtcagggattctgggaattcccaAACACCtgaaggatcaaagtttgggaaccgctgcctttgggtcaccataattcagaaacgctttgaaatcacacaacaacaacaaactactgcTTTGGATCACCATTAAGTTCCCCCTGCCCATTAACTTCACTTGTTAACCAGTCCTCACATACTAAAAAACAAATTTAGTAACAAGGCTGGTGGAAGCATTAAGAAAACATATACAGTTACTAGAACCTACTGAGGTCAGTTATGAAGGAGTGCAAATCTGACTTCTCTCTTGGAAATTGTTTATTGTATCTGCTAAGCATTTCTGTAGGATAATTACAAGAGTGAAAAACatacttgccaggaaaaccctgtgatcggtTCACCTCAGGTcactataaataaaaaatgacttggaaacaAACACACAACCCCAAGCAACGGAGGCTCACCATCACTAGCTGCTATTTTTGAAAAGGTGTTCTGGTTAAATGCCTTCCACTGAATAGTGACTAAAAGGTAGTTTGAAACAGACCACACCATTGCTTCTGACTGGTTTGACAGGAAGGAACATTCTGTAAGTTCACTGCTTTCTATTGAGTCCAGCCACAAATCAAAGTGCTATTTTCGATTTGTAAAGCCTGAAACACTCAGTACTGGAACAGCCTAGTTCCATAGGAGCCTGTCTGTTTGGAATTATCGGAGGCCTGACTACTGATGGTCTGCTTAGTAAAGTAAGGTGGATACTTACTATAGACCAGGTAATATTTCTGAAGCACCTCTTCTGAGTTCCTTTAATTTTTCTTGGCTATTTCCCCAACTCCTCTTACCAGTTTTAAGCCACTTTTGTTATGTAAGCTCAGCTGAATGCAATGTTGTattaataaattgttattatgCTACTGTTTCTTAATTTGTATTTTCATTTATGCTAAAGTGCCATAAACCATTAGCTAATAccaggtaggatataaatatgtaaaacaaacaggaaataattttaaagtagtaAGTAAGAGTGCAGTGTCTCATGATTCCAGTCATTTACATCTTCTGCACCTAAAAATACCATTCATTACATGTCAGTGATAGTTAACCAGCTTGCCGAAGCTGAAATTACTGCTAAGAACTGGTAATGCATTTGAGTATGTATTCAATGTTTCTTCTCACTCATTCTTTTAAGGTGCATAATGAAGCAATATTCCCTTTTAGTAGTAAAGGTGAGTAAGGGATCATCCAGAAGTTAACCTCAGCTATTAGAGGGAAGCTGGAGCTTTGCAGTTGTATAAACAAGCTGCCCAGAGATGCTTTGGCCTATGCAAGCTGAAACAGCATGGGGATTGCCAGTCTTTCTTGCTCCAGAGCTGCAAAGATCTGGGGGAGTTTTCTAGGAAGCAGCTGCACAGAGGTGCCCTGTGTAACTGTTACCAGCACTGAAGCAGACATGTTCATTATCATCTTTTGATGCAGGAAAAGCTGCCATGTGTTCCTAGGCCATGTGAcactttgtgtgtgcatgtacctgCACATTAATTGCATGCCTTTCCTGTATAAAATATTGTGGGGCGGAGTAATATCCTTGGCCATTGGGACCACTGGTAGGGAGAAAGAAAGTGAAGGGAACCCGATCAACACACTTTGGTTTGTCTAGCAAATTCCGCTAACAATGTCCCTGCATACATTTGCAAGCCTTTCTTGGGACAATGCTCAATAAGTACAAGCAAGAGAGAGAAGCTAAGGAACAGATAGCCACCTTTCTGCAGATCTGAGCTCtatacaaatattttaagagAGTTTGACTTGGAAGGAAAGGCAATCTATTACAGCAGTTCAATTCCTGCAAGTCAAGAATAAACAAATGAttaactgttgttgttccctgccttgatccatggagagaggcgggtaagaaataataatactgtaataaatagcatttgccttcccCCTTAATAGAGGCCGCTAAAGAACTTGGAGGAAGCCCTCAAAGGAGGCATCATGCTGCTGAATATATTTGTAGGAGCTTCCTAGTGTAAAGGTGGTGTCTTCTTGACTATCTTTTCTAGCTGCTTTTTCAGAGTAGAGGAAGGGGAGATACTGCTGTTCTCCATTTGATCATCCCTCTAAACAAATGGGCTGCTTTCTCCTCATCTGTGTTCATGGACAGAATcaaggtgcccccccccccccatatagtTAACCCATCTGTAGATCTCCTTTCCATGCATTAAAATATTCTGGCTACTGCTACACTgcaaaactaatgcagtttgacaccactttaaccgtcatgggtacatcctatggagtcctgggatttgtagtttgttgtggcacaagggcttgacgacagagaaggctaattaatagcctcacaaaagtacaaatctttCAGGAGATGCATATGCCCCTTGGTTGCTATAAAATGTTGGCAAGTTAGAGGGATATGTtatatcagtgattcccaaagtttggtccttCACGTGTTTTGGACTTCCTAACAGgtgcttctgggaggtgaagtccaaaatatctggaggatcaaagtgtAGCGACTGCTGCCTTATACAGTAGAAAAGGCTTTTATTGCTGAGAGAGATGTGGCGATAGGAGAGACAAGTGCTGAGCTAATACCGGAGGGGAAGAGGCCAGCATGAAGCAAGCCTCTTCAAGGTCATTTCTGTGAAAGAATCTAGCTCTAACAACAGAGAAAGGGGGCAGTATGGGAACGTGTTAATTAACGTTAATTAATCAGGATTTTGCCTGCCATGACTCTGAAACTGTACACTGTTTAATTAGGCAGTGTTAAGGGTTGAAGTTCAGTTCTGGCAATGAACATCGCTGGATCGTACCTACAGTTTCTTAATATAGagagagatccaaaacacactgcagaaataattgagtccgagagctctttaactgccctggctcaatgcttgggaggGGGTTCTGGGA from Sceloporus undulatus isolate JIND9_A2432 ecotype Alabama chromosome 3, SceUnd_v1.1, whole genome shotgun sequence encodes the following:
- the TXLNG gene encoding gamma-taxilin isoform X1; translation: MAEAGAESSSGGSGSECMLLTMEESQICEFGSSGQEELRNSKCTALNTMLQHSETNYDSAGNASALDEVDDYMVRNRKLLRTAYCAQELREETPGREEARTDPPDGQQDPESEKNKEKNLGKEVLLLMQALNTLATPEEKLAALCKKYADLLEESRNVQRQMKVLQKKQAQVVKEKVHLQSEHSKAILARSKLESLCRELQRHNKTLKEENMQQAREEEERRKEATAHFQITLNEIQAQLEKHGIHNAKLRQENIELGEKLKKLVEQYALREEHMDKVFKHKELQQQLVDAKLQQTTQLIKEAEEKHQREREFLLKEATESRHKCEQMKQQEAQLKQQLSLYMDKFEEFQTTMAKSNELFTTFRQEMEKMTKKIKKLEKEIIVWRTKWENNNKALLQMAEEKTVKDKEYKGFQIKLERLEKLCRALQTERNELNEKVEVLKEQLSVKEGDVDLAVHVLQSCTLNSHGKLGVSTNGAQEGIQPDAEPMVATEGSQKTVCHDSIPATDFVD
- the TXLNG gene encoding gamma-taxilin isoform X2 — encoded protein: MLLTMEESQICEFGSSGQEELRNSKCTALNTMLQHSETNYDSAGNASALDEVDDYMVRNRKLLRTAYCAQELREETPGREEARTDPPDGQQDPESEKNKEKNLGKEVLLLMQALNTLATPEEKLAALCKKYADLLEESRNVQRQMKVLQKKQAQVVKEKVHLQSEHSKAILARSKLESLCRELQRHNKTLKEENMQQAREEEERRKEATAHFQITLNEIQAQLEKHGIHNAKLRQENIELGEKLKKLVEQYALREEHMDKVFKHKELQQQLVDAKLQQTTQLIKEAEEKHQREREFLLKEATESRHKCEQMKQQEAQLKQQLSLYMDKFEEFQTTMAKSNELFTTFRQEMEKMTKKIKKLEKEIIVWRTKWENNNKALLQMAEEKTVKDKEYKGFQIKLERLEKLCRALQTERNELNEKVEVLKEQLSVKEGDVDLAVHVLQSCTLNSHGKLGVSTNGAQEGIQPDAEPMVATEGSQKTVCHDSIPATDFVD